A window of Vibrio ishigakensis contains these coding sequences:
- a CDS encoding pilin yields the protein MRKHQYGFTLIELMIVVAIIGILSAVGVPMYQDYVKKSELASGTATLRGLITKAELYLLDHGSFPANLSDIQTSSAAGGTLGTISIQGSNQLLFSFDNNNSALANASVAFSRDATNGWSCSISGAANVTRPKGCQ from the coding sequence ATGCGTAAACATCAATATGGCTTTACCCTAATAGAGCTGATGATAGTGGTGGCTATCATAGGTATCTTGTCCGCAGTCGGCGTACCCATGTACCAAGACTACGTAAAGAAATCTGAGCTTGCCTCTGGCACTGCCACCCTGAGAGGGCTAATTACCAAGGCTGAGCTTTACCTGCTGGATCACGGCAGTTTTCCAGCCAACCTTTCAGATATACAAACTAGCTCTGCAGCCGGTGGCACCTTAGGCACCATATCTATTCAAGGAAGCAATCAGCTCCTGTTCTCTTTTGATAACAACAATAGCGCCCTTGCCAATGCTAGCGTCGCTTTTTCTAGAGATGCCACTAACGGTTGGAGTTGTAGCATTAGCGGTGCGGCAAATGTCACCCGACCTAAAGGTTGCCAGTGA
- a CDS encoding GspE/PulE family protein, with protein MKHYLDALEEAGLIDSALYQRAIEASLELKEVIESTPQSIWPTIGQILSKLHKLPFSKQINYETDELKKLSTLYRTRDEYLIVINRAGDKLHLVSYDPKAVQACQEFGFIHQLDTQFTLICYSDFKRIKAELSTNDEDLLEQILREGKSSRASDVHIQPRKEQTDIRFRIDGLLHPWRSIPHPFTTTLVSRIKVLADLDITQHRHPQDGRLHWHNQDIRVSILPTIWGEKVVLRMQAEQQVPSLDKLGLMDVQFDHLKRTLLSPHGLLLVTGPTGSGKSLTLYSCLKQLQTPSLSICTVEDPVEIQDTNYNQVQIDPNINYGFAEALRSLLRQDPDIIMLGEIRDSESAQIAVHVAQTGHLVLSTLHTNSARESIPRLLSLGVSELDVRTTLKLVIAQRLVRRACLSCVSGCPHCNDGYKGRVGLFELYSLPNQEMVGGLTLHDAGKHWQASGVTTKNELDRVIGHEA; from the coding sequence GTGAAACATTATCTAGATGCGCTGGAAGAGGCGGGGCTTATCGACTCTGCCCTTTATCAGCGGGCCATCGAAGCATCTTTAGAATTAAAAGAGGTAATAGAAAGCACACCTCAGAGTATTTGGCCTACCATAGGCCAAATACTATCAAAGCTGCACAAATTGCCTTTCTCTAAACAGATTAACTATGAGACAGATGAACTTAAAAAGCTCTCAACCCTTTATAGAACAAGGGATGAGTATCTAATAGTTATTAATAGGGCTGGCGATAAATTGCATTTGGTCTCATATGATCCAAAAGCTGTACAAGCCTGCCAAGAGTTTGGTTTTATCCACCAGCTCGATACCCAGTTCACTCTAATCTGCTACTCGGATTTTAAGCGCATAAAAGCGGAACTGAGCACTAACGATGAAGATTTATTGGAACAAATACTGCGAGAAGGAAAATCCAGCAGAGCTTCCGATGTGCATATTCAGCCAAGAAAAGAGCAAACAGATATCCGCTTTCGCATCGATGGATTACTGCATCCATGGAGAAGTATTCCCCACCCATTCACCACCACTCTGGTTAGTCGCATCAAGGTACTGGCCGATCTGGACATCACACAACATAGACACCCACAAGATGGAAGACTGCATTGGCACAATCAAGATATCCGAGTATCCATACTGCCAACCATATGGGGCGAGAAAGTGGTATTACGGATGCAAGCCGAGCAACAGGTTCCTAGCCTAGATAAACTTGGGTTGATGGATGTTCAATTCGATCATTTAAAACGAACACTGCTAAGCCCGCATGGCCTCTTGTTGGTTACCGGTCCTACAGGAAGCGGTAAGAGTCTCACGCTTTATTCTTGCCTAAAGCAATTACAGACGCCCAGTCTTTCAATCTGCACCGTTGAAGACCCGGTAGAGATTCAAGACACTAACTACAATCAGGTTCAGATTGACCCCAATATAAATTATGGCTTCGCAGAAGCACTGCGTTCACTATTGCGCCAAGATCCCGACATTATAATGCTAGGTGAAATCCGAGATTCGGAATCAGCCCAGATCGCCGTACACGTAGCTCAAACCGGTCACTTAGTCCTTTCTACCCTGCACACCAATAGTGCTAGAGAATCTATTCCACGACTGTTGAGCCTTGGAGTGTCTGAGCTAGATGTTCGCACCACACTCAAGCTAGTCATTGCCCAAAGACTAGTAAGGAGGGCCTGCCTGTCTTGTGTAAGTGGGTGCCCACACTGTAATGACGGCTACAAAGGGCGTGTTGGGCTATTTGAACTCTATTCTCTACCCAATCAAGAGATGGTTGGCGGCTTGACGCTTCATGACGCGGGTAAACACTGGCAAGCATCAGGAGTAACCACCAAAAACGAACTAGACAGAGTTATTGGTCATGAAGCATAA
- a CDS encoding type II secretion system F family protein, with translation MKHKLRCFHWFGRQENSNKTSGSLYAYSRAQLAQLAKRETIQIQKIAEGSVSSIYKMRFGIKANQVNSLIHQLITLLESGFPVTEALSQSLKHREKNELGILIHLVRDEILEGLSLSQSLSRFDCFDPILLQYIRIGESNGKLADTLRWALEQRTRSMNIKRKLRSALIYPTLVFLVALIVLVIMLIFVLPQFENLFAGFGAELPSLTQWTLGLSAWTQNYGLYLLMGTTLFTLVITTLLRSGTRLRYRFDALLLGLPIMGKALRSGEWARFSLILASSLGAGLPILNAWHNATCVVENGYLNQHLSKAKQKINQGMRLSDAMAEVPNFPSELGMLISIGESSGRLTSLLEKASLDLEQQLIDTTDNLSKLIEPFVILLLGGMVGTMVLSIYLPIFSLMNSLH, from the coding sequence ATGAAGCATAAGCTGAGATGTTTCCATTGGTTCGGTAGGCAGGAGAACTCAAATAAAACCTCTGGGAGTTTATACGCCTACTCTCGAGCTCAGTTAGCCCAGTTAGCGAAGAGAGAGACAATACAGATTCAAAAGATCGCCGAAGGCTCTGTATCTAGCATCTATAAAATGCGCTTTGGCATTAAGGCTAACCAAGTAAATAGTTTAATCCATCAGCTAATTACTCTGCTGGAGTCTGGCTTTCCTGTGACAGAGGCACTCAGTCAAAGTCTTAAACATAGAGAGAAAAATGAGCTTGGGATTCTTATCCATCTAGTCAGAGATGAGATATTAGAGGGCTTGAGCCTTTCGCAGAGCTTAAGTCGATTCGATTGTTTCGACCCCATCTTGCTTCAATATATCCGCATAGGCGAGTCTAATGGCAAGCTGGCTGATACCCTGAGATGGGCACTAGAGCAAAGAACACGCAGCATGAATATTAAACGCAAGCTGCGCTCCGCCCTAATCTATCCGACCCTAGTGTTTCTGGTTGCTCTAATTGTACTGGTTATCATGCTGATATTTGTACTTCCTCAGTTTGAGAACCTCTTTGCAGGGTTTGGAGCGGAACTGCCTTCCCTTACCCAATGGACACTAGGCTTGTCAGCCTGGACACAAAACTACGGCCTATACCTGCTCATGGGAACAACGCTATTCACGCTAGTTATCACCACGCTACTTAGAAGTGGAACGCGATTGAGATACAGGTTCGATGCCCTGCTCCTTGGTCTACCCATAATGGGAAAAGCGTTACGCTCGGGCGAGTGGGCTAGGTTTAGCCTGATACTCGCATCTAGCCTAGGTGCCGGCTTGCCTATATTGAACGCTTGGCACAATGCAACCTGTGTGGTGGAGAACGGCTACCTAAACCAGCATCTAAGTAAGGCTAAACAGAAAATAAATCAGGGTATGCGCCTGTCTGACGCTATGGCCGAAGTCCCTAATTTTCCCTCTGAGCTGGGGATGCTCATTAGCATAGGTGAAAGCAGTGGTCGACTAACCTCGCTTCTAGAAAAAGCGTCTCTAGACCTCGAACAGCAACTCATTGATACCACAGATAATCTGAGCAAGCTTATTGAGCCCTTTGTTATACTGCTACTCGGAGGCATGGTTGGTACTATGGTGCTATCCATTTATCTGCCCATATTCAGTCTGATGAATAGCTTACATTAG
- a CDS encoding prepilin peptidase, translated as MLEYYFIQFPALFPIMATILGLIIGSFLNVVIHRLPIIMEREWRTEFAEAYPELKLDKPEGDFGLSLPRSRCPKCETPIKIRDNIPVLGWLMLRGKCRACSTKISPRYPLIELLSGGLCLIVALQFQPSLYAVALLGFTWVLICATFIDLDTMLLPDSLTLPLMWAGIALALTGIGPIGLEQAIIGAMAGYLSLWSVYWLFKLITGKEGMGYGDFKLLAALGAWLGWQALPLIILLSSVVGLVFGIIQLRLKKQGIEKAFPFGPYLAIAGWVYLIVGEQIVSWYLGFYFGGA; from the coding sequence ATGCTCGAATATTACTTCATTCAATTCCCTGCCCTCTTCCCAATTATGGCCACAATTCTCGGCCTTATCATCGGCAGTTTTCTCAATGTAGTTATCCATAGACTGCCCATCATCATGGAAAGAGAATGGAGAACAGAATTTGCTGAGGCCTATCCGGAGCTAAAACTAGACAAGCCAGAGGGTGACTTTGGACTAAGTTTACCGCGCTCACGCTGCCCTAAGTGTGAAACCCCAATTAAGATTCGAGACAATATTCCTGTATTGGGCTGGTTAATGCTTAGAGGTAAATGCCGAGCATGTAGCACTAAGATAAGCCCTCGCTACCCTTTAATAGAACTTCTCTCTGGCGGTTTGTGCCTCATTGTGGCTCTACAATTCCAACCAAGCTTGTATGCCGTTGCCCTGCTTGGTTTTACCTGGGTACTGATCTGCGCCACCTTTATCGACCTAGATACCATGCTGTTGCCAGATAGCCTAACTCTTCCTCTAATGTGGGCTGGCATAGCACTAGCACTAACTGGTATTGGTCCGATAGGCCTTGAACAAGCCATTATCGGTGCAATGGCGGGTTACCTGTCTCTGTGGAGCGTGTACTGGCTGTTTAAGCTGATTACCGGCAAGGAAGGTATGGGCTATGGCGACTTTAAGCTTCTTGCTGCTCTCGGGGCTTGGCTTGGCTGGCAGGCACTTCCGCTTATTATCCTACTTTCATCTGTTGTCGGACTAGTTTTTGGCATCATCCAGTTGAGACTAAAGAAACAAGGCATTGAAAAAGCCTTTCCGTTTGGTCCATATCTAGCTATTGCTGGTTGGGTGTATCTGATTGTGGGTGAGCAAATCGTTAGCTGGTATCTCGGCTTCTATTTCGGAGGTGCCTAA
- the coaE gene encoding dephospho-CoA kinase (Dephospho-CoA kinase (CoaE) performs the final step in coenzyme A biosynthesis.), translated as MTLVIGLTGGIGSGKTTVADQFNHRFGIEIVDADVVAREVVEPGTEGLKAITNKFGGQILTSDGTLDRKKLREVIFSDESAKTWLNELLHPMIRQRMLDQIEQVHSAYCLLVIPLMVENGLQRLANRVLVVDVSELTQINRTMTRDQVSQEQVESILKSQASRAERLAIADDVVNNDGIEPLAEQIEKLHHQYLAMTEASHGE; from the coding sequence ATGACACTTGTAATTGGCCTGACCGGCGGCATTGGCAGCGGTAAAACCACAGTAGCCGATCAGTTTAATCACCGTTTTGGCATCGAGATCGTCGATGCCGACGTGGTTGCTCGCGAAGTGGTGGAGCCAGGCACTGAAGGTCTCAAGGCTATCACGAATAAATTTGGTGGGCAGATCCTTACCAGCGATGGCACTTTAGATAGGAAGAAGCTCAGAGAGGTTATCTTTTCAGATGAAAGTGCTAAGACGTGGTTAAATGAACTGCTTCACCCTATGATTCGCCAGCGCATGTTAGATCAGATTGAACAAGTTCACTCTGCCTATTGTCTACTGGTTATCCCACTTATGGTGGAAAACGGACTGCAACGCCTTGCGAATAGAGTTTTAGTGGTAGATGTCTCAGAGCTGACACAAATTAACCGAACAATGACGCGTGATCAGGTCTCACAAGAGCAAGTTGAATCTATACTAAAATCACAAGCAAGCAGAGCCGAACGGCTGGCGATTGCAGACGATGTGGTCAACAACGACGGCATCGAACCACTGGCCGAGCAGATAGAAAAATTGCACCATCAATATCTAGCGATGACAGAGGCAAGCCATGGAGAGTGA
- the zapD gene encoding cell division protein ZapD — protein sequence MTIQKYEHPLNEKSRTYLRIESLLRQAQQCATFSDPQHYQVLFRSIFDLLDIFEQIQLKPELLKDLDKLKLTYSNWLNVPGVDQKRLQGLLKELDMVHGEIIKAQRFGTLLKEDRFLASIRQRFNLPGGACCFDLPALHFWLHQPLEKRMTDAQRWLSSLAPLNHGLQQWLNLTRSSSQMKPQIARGGFFQSDAEEANMVRLQFSQDYGVYPMVSGHKNRFVIKFINFETGQASNQDIEFELAVCS from the coding sequence ATGACAATTCAAAAATACGAACACCCGCTCAATGAAAAGAGCCGTACCTATCTGCGTATTGAGAGCCTACTCAGGCAAGCTCAGCAGTGTGCGACCTTCTCTGATCCTCAACATTATCAAGTACTGTTCCGATCTATCTTCGATCTGTTGGATATCTTCGAACAGATCCAGCTAAAACCTGAACTGCTAAAAGATCTTGATAAACTCAAGCTCACCTACTCCAACTGGCTAAATGTGCCGGGTGTGGATCAAAAGCGCCTACAGGGCCTGTTGAAAGAGTTGGATATGGTGCATGGAGAAATCATCAAGGCGCAGCGCTTCGGCACCTTGTTGAAGGAAGATCGCTTCCTTGCCTCCATACGCCAACGCTTTAATCTGCCAGGAGGTGCCTGTTGCTTCGACCTTCCTGCATTACACTTTTGGCTACATCAACCTCTGGAAAAGCGCATGACGGATGCCCAGCGCTGGTTAAGCTCGCTAGCACCGCTTAATCACGGTCTGCAGCAGTGGCTCAATCTAACCCGTAGTTCCAGTCAAATGAAGCCTCAGATTGCTCGTGGGGGATTTTTCCAGAGCGATGCCGAGGAGGCCAACATGGTCAGGCTACAGTTCAGCCAAGATTACGGCGTCTACCCTATGGTTTCTGGACATAAGAACCGCTTTGTGATCAAATTCATTAACTTTGAAACTGGGCAGGCTAGCAACCAAGATATTGAGTTTGAGCTTGCCGTTTGTAGCTGA
- the yacG gene encoding DNA gyrase inhibitor YacG, which yields MSKPTIVKCPQCGNDVEWGEQSPHRPFCSKKCQMIDFGEWADEENSIPGAPDMSDSDGWSEDQY from the coding sequence ATGAGTAAACCAACCATAGTTAAGTGCCCGCAGTGTGGCAATGATGTTGAATGGGGAGAGCAAAGCCCTCACCGTCCATTCTGTAGCAAAAAGTGCCAGATGATAGACTTCGGCGAATGGGCCGATGAAGAGAACTCGATTCCAGGCGCACCGGATATGTCTGATTCGGACGGTTGGTCTGAAGATCAATATTAA
- the rplS gene encoding 50S ribosomal protein L19, whose product MSNIIAALEQEQMKSDLPKFGAGDTVVVQVKVKEGDRERLQAFEGVVIAIRNRGLHSAFTVRKISNGEGVERTFQTHSPMVDSIEVKRRGAVRRAKLYYLRERSGKSARIKEKLAKK is encoded by the coding sequence ATGAGTAATATCATCGCAGCTCTTGAGCAAGAGCAAATGAAATCTGACCTGCCAAAATTTGGTGCAGGTGACACTGTAGTTGTACAGGTTAAAGTAAAAGAAGGTGACCGTGAGCGTCTGCAGGCGTTCGAAGGTGTTGTAATCGCGATTCGTAACCGTGGCCTTCACTCAGCATTCACAGTTCGTAAGATCTCGAACGGTGAAGGTGTTGAGCGTACGTTCCAAACTCACTCTCCAATGGTTGATAGCATTGAAGTTAAACGCCGTGGTGCAGTACGTCGTGCCAAGTTGTACTACCTACGTGAGCGTTCTGGTAAGTCAGCTCGTATTAAAGAGAAACTTGCTAAGAAGTAA
- the trmD gene encoding tRNA (guanosine(37)-N1)-methyltransferase TrmD, translating into MWVGVISLFPEMFRSVTDFGVTGQAVKKGLLTVQTWNPRDFTHDKHRTVDDRPYGGGPGMLMMVQPLRDAIHEAKKTAPGKTKVIYLSPQGRKLDQQGVEELATNENLLLICGRYEGVDERIIQSEIDEEWSIGDFVMTGGEIPAMTLIDSVSRFVPGVLGDFASAEEDSFANGLLDCPHYTRPEVLDGTEVPAVLKSGNHKDIRRWRLKQSLGRTWLRRPEMLENLALTDEQEILLVEFINEHKSRK; encoded by the coding sequence ATGTGGGTTGGCGTAATTAGCCTATTTCCAGAGATGTTCCGCTCTGTCACTGATTTCGGAGTAACAGGTCAAGCGGTTAAAAAAGGTCTACTAACGGTACAAACGTGGAATCCTCGTGATTTTACTCACGACAAACACCGTACTGTTGATGACAGACCTTACGGGGGAGGCCCCGGAATGCTAATGATGGTTCAGCCTTTGCGCGATGCCATTCATGAAGCAAAGAAAACCGCACCGGGTAAGACGAAGGTTATCTATCTTAGCCCTCAAGGTCGAAAGCTCGACCAACAAGGGGTAGAAGAGCTGGCAACCAATGAGAACTTGCTTCTTATTTGTGGCCGCTACGAAGGGGTAGATGAGCGCATCATACAGTCTGAGATTGATGAAGAATGGTCAATCGGAGACTTCGTGATGACGGGTGGTGAGATACCAGCCATGACCTTAATCGACTCAGTATCTAGGTTTGTACCTGGGGTATTGGGAGATTTTGCGTCAGCAGAGGAAGACTCCTTTGCAAATGGCCTTTTAGATTGTCCTCACTACACGCGTCCTGAGGTGTTAGATGGCACTGAAGTACCAGCGGTACTTAAGTCCGGAAACCACAAGGACATTCGTCGCTGGCGATTAAAGCAATCGCTGGGCCGTACTTGGCTAAGAAGACCAGAGATGCTGGAAAACCTAGCTCTGACTGACGAACAGGAAATATTACTTGTCGAGTTCATAAATGAACATAAAAGTCGCAAGTAA
- the rimM gene encoding ribosome maturation factor RimM (Essential for efficient processing of 16S rRNA), protein MSEQIEKIVVGKLGATYGIRGWLKVHSFTDNAENIFQYSPWFLNQNGSLVEYKVESWKRHNKGYVCKLEGVDVREDAHLLTNFEISVNAASLPELSEDEFYWRELFGMQVVTTKGYNLGEVTDMLETGSNDVLVVKANLKDAFGKKERLIPFLEEQVIINVDRDAQRIEVDWDPGF, encoded by the coding sequence ATGAGTGAGCAAATCGAAAAAATTGTTGTAGGCAAGCTTGGTGCTACTTATGGCATTCGTGGTTGGCTTAAAGTTCATTCCTTTACAGACAACGCTGAAAATATTTTTCAGTACAGCCCTTGGTTTCTTAACCAAAACGGCAGCCTAGTTGAGTACAAAGTAGAGAGCTGGAAACGCCACAATAAAGGCTATGTTTGTAAGCTTGAAGGTGTAGATGTACGTGAAGACGCACATTTGCTTACCAACTTTGAGATCTCGGTAAATGCTGCTTCTCTACCTGAACTGTCAGAAGATGAGTTCTACTGGCGTGAATTGTTTGGAATGCAAGTGGTAACCACTAAAGGTTACAACCTTGGCGAAGTCACCGATATGTTGGAGACGGGTTCAAACGATGTTTTGGTAGTGAAGGCTAACCTAAAAGATGCTTTTGGCAAAAAGGAACGACTAATTCCGTTCCTTGAAGAGCAAGTGATCATTAATGTTGATCGCGATGCTCAACGGATCGAAGTTGACTGGGATCCTGGCTTCTAG
- the rpsP gene encoding 30S ribosomal protein S16 has translation MVTIRLARHGAKKRPFYQIVVADSRRAATGRFIEKVGFFNPTAKGQEEGLRLDLDRVNHWVSQGATVSDRVAKLVKDAQKAA, from the coding sequence ATGGTTACCATTCGTTTGGCACGTCACGGCGCTAAGAAGCGTCCATTTTATCAAATCGTAGTAGCAGACAGCCGTCGTGCAGCTACTGGTCGTTTCATCGAGAAAGTAGGTTTCTTCAACCCTACTGCTAAAGGTCAAGAAGAAGGTCTACGTCTAGACCTAGACCGTGTAAACCACTGGGTTTCACAAGGTGCTACAGTTTCTGACCGCGTAGCTAAGCTAGTTAAAGACGCTCAAAAAGCGGCTTAA
- the ffh gene encoding signal recognition particle protein, whose amino-acid sequence MFDNLTDRLSQTLKNISGKGRLTEDNIKETLREVRMALLEADVALPVVRDFIKRVKEGAVGVEVSKSLTPGQEFIKIVQSELEAVMGESNEGLDLAAQPPAVVLMAGLQGAGKTTSVGKLSKLLKERDKKKVLVVSADVYRPAAIKQLETLAGDVGVDFFPSSADQKPIDIANAAIDHAKKKFYDVLLVDTAGRLAVDEEMMAEIQALHDAITPVETLFVVDAMTGQDAANTAKAFGDALPLTGVILTKVDGDARGGAALSVKHITGKPIKFLGVGEKTDALEPFHPDRVASRILGMGDVLSLIEDLQRNVDTQKAEKLAKKFKEKKGFDLEDFREQLGQMQNMGGMMGMMNKLPGMNNLPDDVKDKVDDKMFKQMEAIINSMTMKERQRPELIKGSRKKRIAAGSGTQVQDVNRLLKQFTQMQKMMKKMQKGGMRGMMRNMQGMMGGMGGMGGGGFGGPFGR is encoded by the coding sequence ATGTTTGATAACTTAACAGATCGTTTATCCCAGACACTGAAGAATATCAGTGGTAAGGGTCGTCTTACTGAAGACAACATTAAAGAGACCCTACGCGAAGTGCGTATGGCACTATTGGAAGCGGACGTTGCCCTTCCGGTAGTTCGCGACTTTATCAAGCGCGTAAAAGAAGGCGCTGTTGGCGTTGAAGTTTCCAAATCCCTTACACCGGGCCAAGAGTTCATCAAGATTGTTCAATCTGAGCTTGAAGCGGTTATGGGTGAGTCCAACGAAGGTCTAGACCTTGCGGCTCAACCTCCAGCAGTTGTATTGATGGCAGGTCTACAAGGTGCGGGTAAAACCACCAGTGTAGGTAAGCTATCTAAACTCCTAAAAGAGCGCGATAAGAAGAAAGTATTGGTCGTGTCTGCCGACGTTTATCGTCCTGCAGCGATCAAACAGCTAGAAACCCTAGCCGGCGATGTTGGCGTAGACTTCTTCCCATCTTCTGCCGACCAGAAGCCTATCGATATCGCAAACGCGGCTATCGACCACGCCAAGAAGAAGTTCTATGACGTGCTTCTTGTGGATACCGCGGGTCGTCTAGCTGTAGATGAAGAGATGATGGCTGAGATCCAAGCTCTTCACGATGCGATTACCCCAGTTGAAACCCTGTTCGTGGTTGATGCTATGACAGGTCAGGATGCGGCGAACACGGCAAAAGCCTTTGGTGATGCGCTACCTCTTACCGGTGTAATCCTTACTAAGGTCGATGGTGATGCTAGGGGCGGTGCTGCCCTTTCGGTAAAACACATCACAGGTAAGCCGATCAAATTCCTAGGTGTGGGTGAGAAAACCGACGCCCTAGAACCTTTCCACCCTGACCGTGTAGCCTCGCGCATTCTAGGCATGGGTGATGTGCTGTCTCTTATCGAAGACCTGCAGCGCAACGTAGATACCCAAAAAGCTGAAAAACTGGCGAAGAAGTTTAAAGAGAAGAAGGGCTTTGACCTCGAAGACTTCCGTGAGCAGCTAGGTCAGATGCAAAACATGGGTGGCATGATGGGTATGATGAATAAGCTACCAGGCATGAACAATCTACCAGACGACGTAAAAGATAAAGTCGACGATAAGATGTTTAAGCAGATGGAAGCCATCATTAACTCTATGACCATGAAAGAGCGCCAACGCCCAGAGCTTATTAAAGGCTCACGCAAGAAGCGTATTGCAGCGGGTTCAGGTACTCAGGTTCAGGACGTAAACCGTCTACTCAAGCAGTTCACTCAGATGCAGAAGATGATGAAGAAGATGCAGAAGGGTGGCATGCGCGGCATGATGCGCAACATGCAAGGCATGATGGGCGGCATGGGTGGTATGGGCGGCGGTGGCTTCGGCGGCCCATTCGGCCGATAG
- a CDS encoding cytochrome C assembly family protein produces the protein MNLVVVSSSVVLYLAALLLILPGLLNKTGINAKGVLGLAFVALLLHFSTLVGTVFNPEGQNLSILNVTSLVSFLISVVLTCAMFKTRLWFLLPIAYGFSALCLLVASFVPSTFITHFEHSPGLVAHITLALFSYATLMIAALYALQLAWLDFKLKQKTSQALNPNLPPLMKIERQLFNIILIGNGLLTLTLMSGPLFVDDFFSSGKTHKAVLSFIAWVVFNVLLWGHYKQGWRGKTVTWFSIVGAFLLTLAYFGSRFVREVILT, from the coding sequence ATGAACTTAGTAGTGGTAAGCTCAAGTGTAGTCTTATACCTCGCCGCCTTATTATTGATACTCCCTGGCCTTCTAAATAAGACAGGTATCAACGCAAAAGGTGTATTAGGTCTGGCATTTGTTGCCCTACTTCTGCATTTTTCGACCCTAGTAGGCACTGTGTTTAATCCCGAAGGGCAAAATCTTAGCATCTTAAACGTCACCTCTTTGGTGAGTTTCCTGATCTCGGTAGTGCTGACCTGCGCCATGTTTAAGACCCGACTCTGGTTCTTGCTTCCTATAGCCTATGGCTTTTCTGCCTTATGTCTGTTGGTCGCCTCTTTCGTACCGAGCACATTTATCACCCACTTTGAGCATTCACCTGGCTTGGTTGCACATATCACCCTAGCCCTGTTCTCTTATGCGACGCTAATGATTGCCGCTTTATACGCCTTGCAACTGGCATGGCTGGATTTCAAGCTAAAGCAGAAGACCTCGCAGGCGCTGAACCCAAATCTTCCGCCTCTTATGAAGATAGAGCGTCAACTGTTTAACATCATTCTTATTGGTAACGGTCTTCTTACCCTTACCCTAATGAGTGGTCCACTGTTCGTGGATGATTTCTTCTCTAGTGGTAAGACACACAAGGCTGTGCTGTCGTTTATTGCCTGGGTGGTATTCAACGTTCTTCTGTGGGGGCACTACAAACAAGGTTGGCGCGGAAAGACAGTGACCTGGTTCTCTATCGTGGGCGCTTTCCTGCTAACCCTCGCCTATTTTGGTAGCCGTTTTGTGCGCGAAGTCATACTGACTTAA